A single genomic interval of Zobellia nedashkovskayae harbors:
- a CDS encoding MlaD family protein, whose protein sequence is MKLSREIKTGIIVIGGILLFILGFSYLKSSPLFEDGKTLYAVYQEVGGLQVGTPVTINGFVVGNVTDVKFKDHSGSLLVSLFIKSDFNFSKHSTAELYDTGIIGGKGIQVKPVFDGTPMAVSGDTLPSNIQLGLTQLVQKQLTPLQRKVEGAVTNADSLLMNVNEVLDDRAKNDLRQTLSGLNSTVASFQKSADVLNRILSSNESRLNESLDNFQELTSNFAKLSDSLNNAGLGRTLANLESTMSNLNSLMANIENGNGTLGKLVKDEELYDNLNNASRELDLLLQDFRLNPKRYVNVSVFGKKQREYELPEEDPANPQQPEQ, encoded by the coding sequence TTGAAACTATCCAGGGAAATAAAAACAGGAATCATTGTAATAGGTGGTATACTGTTGTTCATTTTAGGCTTTAGCTATTTAAAATCATCGCCATTATTTGAAGATGGAAAAACTTTGTATGCTGTTTATCAAGAAGTTGGAGGTCTTCAAGTAGGTACTCCGGTAACTATAAACGGTTTTGTTGTAGGTAACGTTACAGACGTAAAATTTAAAGATCATAGCGGTAGTCTTTTGGTATCGCTTTTTATAAAAAGTGATTTCAATTTTTCCAAGCATAGTACTGCAGAATTATATGATACAGGTATTATTGGGGGTAAGGGCATACAGGTAAAACCCGTTTTTGATGGTACTCCAATGGCGGTATCTGGTGATACTTTGCCCAGTAACATTCAGTTGGGGCTTACCCAATTGGTACAAAAACAACTTACACCATTGCAAAGAAAAGTAGAAGGCGCTGTTACCAATGCAGATAGTTTGCTTATGAATGTAAACGAGGTTTTGGATGATAGAGCTAAAAATGATTTAAGACAAACGCTTAGTGGTCTTAACAGTACTGTGGCTAGCTTTCAAAAAAGTGCAGATGTTCTAAATAGGATTTTAAGTAGTAATGAGAGTAGGCTAAACGAATCTTTGGACAATTTTCAAGAGCTGACATCCAATTTTGCTAAATTATCTGACTCCTTAAACAATGCCGGTCTAGGTCGTACGCTAGCAAATTTGGAATCTACCATGAGCAATTTAAATTCATTAATGGCCAATATTGAAAATGGAAACGGTACACTTGGTAAACTTGTGAAAGATGAAGAGTTATATGATAATCTTAATAACGCCTCTAGAGAACTAGATCTCTTATTACAAGATTTCCGCTTGAATCCTAAGCGTTATGTGAATGTATCTGTTTTTGGTAAAAAACAGAGGGAATACGAACTTCCCGAAGAAGACCCAGCCAATCCTCAACAACCAGAACAATAG
- a CDS encoding (Fe-S)-binding protein: protein MEYLSNILFVIVLIAGIGFFARNVKRLSRNIKLGKDVDVSDNTSQRWKNMAKIALGQSKMVVRPIAGFLHIIVYVGFIIINVEVIEIILDGILGTHRLFAPLSVVYDVLIGSFEILAILVIVAVTIFWMRRNVIRIKRFMKPEMAGWPKEDGNLILYIELVLMTLFLTMNGADYQLQQMGAAHYIEAGSFPVSQFIAPLFEGMSISSLVLVERTAWWIHIVGILCFLNYLYYSKHLHILLAFPNTYYGKLVPKGQFKNSDAVTAEVKLMMDPSADPFAAPAEDAEEPAKFGASDVTDLSWVQLLNSYTCTECGRCTDECPANQTGKKLSPRKIMMDTRDRLTEVGKNIDANNGKFVDDGKQLLDGYISREELWACTTCNACVEACPVSIDPLSIIMDMRQYLVMEQSAAPTDLNNMMGNIENNGAPWPFNQMDRLNWAKEE from the coding sequence ATGGAATACCTCTCAAATATTTTATTTGTAATCGTATTAATTGCCGGTATCGGCTTTTTTGCACGAAATGTAAAACGTCTGTCTAGGAACATAAAACTAGGTAAAGATGTAGATGTTTCTGATAATACAAGTCAGCGATGGAAGAACATGGCAAAAATTGCTTTAGGCCAGAGTAAAATGGTTGTCCGTCCTATTGCGGGATTTTTGCACATCATCGTTTATGTTGGTTTTATCATTATTAATGTTGAAGTAATAGAAATTATTTTAGATGGAATTTTAGGAACGCACCGTCTTTTTGCTCCTTTAAGTGTCGTTTACGATGTATTGATAGGTTCTTTTGAAATATTGGCAATATTGGTCATTGTTGCGGTAACCATTTTTTGGATGCGTAGAAATGTCATTCGTATTAAAAGGTTCATGAAACCAGAAATGGCAGGATGGCCAAAAGAAGATGGAAATCTTATTCTGTATATAGAATTGGTATTGATGACCCTGTTTTTAACCATGAATGGAGCTGATTATCAATTACAGCAAATGGGAGCTGCCCATTACATAGAGGCGGGATCATTTCCTGTAAGTCAATTTATAGCGCCGCTTTTTGAAGGGATGTCCATAAGTTCATTAGTTCTTGTTGAAAGAACTGCATGGTGGATACATATTGTTGGTATACTTTGCTTTTTGAACTACCTCTACTATTCAAAGCATTTGCATATTCTTTTAGCTTTTCCAAACACCTATTATGGCAAATTGGTTCCTAAAGGACAGTTTAAAAATTCAGATGCAGTAACGGCAGAGGTGAAGTTAATGATGGATCCTTCGGCTGATCCTTTTGCTGCTCCAGCAGAAGATGCGGAAGAGCCTGCTAAATTTGGTGCTTCTGATGTTACGGATTTGAGTTGGGTACAACTTTTAAATTCATATACCTGTACGGAGTGTGGTCGTTGCACGGATGAATGTCCTGCAAACCAAACTGGAAAAAAATTATCTCCTAGGAAAATCATGATGGATACTAGGGATAGACTTACGGAGGTAGGTAAGAATATAGATGCCAATAACGGTAAATTTGTTGATGACGGAAAGCAATTATTGGATGGCTATATATCTCGTGAAGAATTATGGGCATGTACAACCTGTAATGCATGTGTTGAAGCTTGCCCGGTAAGTATTGATCCACTTTCTATAATTATGGATATGCGTCAATATTTGGTAATGGAGCAGTCTGCTGCACCTACGGATTTAAATAATATGATGGGTAACATAGAGAACAATGGTGCTCCGTGGCCTTTTAATCAGATGGACCGACTAAATTGGGCCAAAGAAGAGTAA
- a CDS encoding glycoside hydrolase family 3 N-terminal domain-containing protein, which translates to MRVLPIFSLLFFVFLSASAQQHPLVTKDSLSQSKWVDARYDEMTLEQKLGQLFMVMVASDQAKSSTDKVKALIKEEQIGGVIFSTGGPVRQAKLTNEFQSVSKVPLMIGMDAEWGLAMRLDSTYAFPWNMTLGAITDNTIVHKVGKRIGEHAKRLGVHINFAPDVDINTNPQNPIIGNRSFGEDRENVAEKGIAFMKGMESVGVLSSGKHFPGHGDTATDSHKALPIINFTKERLDSVELYPFRRLIDAGLSSVMVAHLEVPALELKKELPSSLSEQIISGLLKEQMCFEGLVFTDALNMKGVTSHGKDGDAEVAAFMAGNDILLMPTEVKKAKEKLTKAYNKGKISEERLASSVKKILMAKYKVGLNSYKPIALENLYEDLNSRTDDLIYEEAIENALTVVKNNFYLMGVKRLENKKIAYVKFGDADSDPFVEELNKYASVTQVNGSDIATLKSKLKDYNLVIIGHHKSNESPWKAYKFSKKELQWLQEIADERTSNTILTVFAKPYALLDVASFKSIDGVVVAYQNSELAQRKAAQLIFGAIPAEGKLPVTAHKDFPVKTQIKLKSLLRLGYSFPERVGFDAAKLAEVDTLVQHGLDSLMFPGAQVLIARRGKVIYNKGFGKPTYDSKDSITPNNIYDLASITKILGTLPMIMKMEEEGDIKLNNTFQELIPEYADTELKNVTVLKALSHYGRLPAWIAFYVDTLDKDRKPSKEFYRTEPTDGFSYKVTDKLYLADVYNDSIYNRIGRQDLKSNRYRYSDVGYYVMKKYIEKVGKKQVDEQVNDFLYQPIGATNTSYNPLEKFPKNRIVPSEEDKYYRYQTVQGYVHDMGAAMQGGVGGHAGLFSNAGDVAKIMQMYLQNGFYGGTRFLDTRTVKKFNTCYFCDKNVRRGVGFDKPQLKDSGPTCGCVSRKSFGHSGFTGTYTWADPEEEIVYVFLSNRTYPSSSNTLLIKSGLRTRIQQVIYDAIVN; encoded by the coding sequence ATGCGGGTTTTACCAATTTTTTCCTTACTTTTTTTTGTATTTCTTAGTGCAAGTGCGCAACAACATCCTTTGGTTACCAAAGATAGTTTGAGCCAAAGCAAATGGGTTGATGCACGCTATGATGAAATGACTTTAGAGCAGAAGTTAGGACAACTGTTTATGGTCATGGTAGCCTCTGATCAAGCAAAATCCAGTACGGATAAAGTAAAGGCACTTATTAAAGAAGAGCAGATTGGAGGCGTCATTTTTTCTACTGGCGGTCCAGTAAGACAAGCAAAATTAACTAATGAGTTTCAGTCGGTTTCAAAAGTACCACTTATGATTGGTATGGATGCGGAGTGGGGTCTTGCTATGCGGTTGGATTCTACCTACGCTTTTCCTTGGAATATGACTCTTGGGGCAATAACGGATAATACAATTGTACATAAAGTAGGTAAACGCATAGGTGAACATGCCAAGCGGTTGGGAGTGCATATTAATTTTGCTCCGGATGTAGATATCAATACAAATCCTCAAAACCCGATTATAGGTAATCGTTCTTTTGGTGAAGACCGAGAAAACGTAGCCGAAAAGGGTATTGCATTTATGAAAGGTATGGAAAGTGTAGGAGTACTTTCTAGCGGGAAACATTTTCCCGGTCATGGAGATACCGCTACAGATTCGCATAAAGCACTACCAATTATTAATTTTACAAAAGAACGTTTGGATAGTGTAGAACTATATCCGTTCAGAAGATTGATAGATGCTGGCTTGAGCAGTGTTATGGTAGCCCACCTAGAGGTTCCTGCATTAGAGTTGAAAAAAGAACTTCCTTCTTCGTTATCCGAGCAAATTATTTCTGGATTACTAAAAGAACAAATGTGTTTTGAAGGATTGGTGTTTACGGATGCTCTTAATATGAAGGGTGTTACCAGCCATGGTAAAGACGGTGATGCTGAAGTAGCTGCATTTATGGCTGGTAATGATATTTTGTTGATGCCTACGGAAGTAAAAAAGGCAAAAGAAAAGTTGACCAAAGCATACAATAAGGGTAAAATTTCCGAAGAAAGATTGGCTAGTTCTGTTAAGAAGATATTAATGGCTAAATATAAAGTTGGACTAAATAGCTATAAGCCTATAGCATTAGAAAACTTGTATGAGGACCTTAACTCCAGAACCGACGACCTCATTTACGAAGAGGCAATTGAAAATGCTTTGACAGTCGTGAAGAATAACTTCTACCTTATGGGTGTTAAGCGGTTGGAAAATAAGAAAATAGCCTACGTAAAGTTTGGTGATGCAGATAGTGACCCATTTGTGGAAGAGCTGAATAAATACGCTTCGGTAACGCAAGTAAATGGCAGTGATATTGCCACATTGAAGAGTAAGCTTAAAGATTATAACTTGGTGATTATAGGTCATCATAAGAGTAATGAAAGTCCTTGGAAGGCGTATAAGTTTTCAAAGAAGGAATTACAGTGGCTACAAGAAATAGCCGATGAACGAACGTCTAATACTATACTGACAGTATTTGCCAAGCCTTATGCACTTTTAGATGTGGCTTCGTTCAAAAGTATAGATGGAGTAGTGGTAGCTTATCAAAATAGTGAATTAGCCCAGCGTAAAGCTGCTCAATTGATTTTTGGCGCTATTCCGGCAGAAGGCAAACTTCCGGTTACAGCGCATAAAGATTTTCCAGTAAAAACTCAGATTAAGCTGAAATCATTACTTAGGTTGGGGTATAGTTTCCCTGAAAGGGTTGGTTTTGATGCAGCTAAATTGGCAGAAGTAGATACTTTGGTTCAACATGGGCTAGATTCTCTTATGTTTCCAGGGGCTCAAGTTTTAATTGCACGAAGAGGAAAGGTTATTTATAATAAAGGCTTTGGAAAGCCTACATACGATTCTAAGGACAGTATTACTCCCAATAATATTTATGATTTGGCTTCTATTACCAAAATATTAGGGACGCTCCCTATGATTATGAAAATGGAGGAAGAAGGAGACATTAAGCTGAATAATACGTTTCAAGAATTGATTCCCGAATATGCCGATACAGAATTAAAGAATGTTACAGTTCTTAAAGCATTATCACATTACGGAAGGCTTCCAGCATGGATTGCCTTTTATGTAGACACCTTGGATAAGGATAGGAAGCCATCAAAAGAATTTTACAGAACAGAACCTACGGATGGTTTTTCTTACAAAGTAACAGACAAGCTTTATCTAGCAGATGTTTACAACGATTCTATATACAACAGAATTGGCCGTCAAGATTTGAAATCTAACCGATATAGGTATAGCGATGTGGGTTATTATGTAATGAAAAAATACATAGAAAAGGTTGGCAAGAAACAAGTAGATGAGCAAGTGAATGATTTTTTATATCAGCCAATAGGAGCAACGAATACCAGTTATAATCCACTAGAAAAATTCCCTAAGAATAGAATTGTTCCGTCTGAGGAGGATAAATATTACCGTTACCAGACCGTTCAGGGTTATGTTCATGATATGGGAGCGGCCATGCAGGGTGGTGTTGGTGGTCATGCCGGACTTTTTAGCAATGCTGGAGATGTAGCCAAGATTATGCAAATGTATCTGCAAAATGGCTTCTATGGAGGTACACGTTTTTTAGATACACGAACCGTTAAAAAATTCAATACCTGTTACTTTTGCGATAAAAATGTAAGACGTGGTGTTGGTTTTGACAAACCACAGTTAAAGGATAGTGGTCCTACTTGCGGATGTGTTTCACGCAAAAGTTTTGGTCATAGTGGTTTTACAGGTACTTATACTTGGGCTGATCCTGAAGAAGAAATTGTCTACGTATTTTTATCTAATAGAACTTATCCTTCATCTTCAAATACGCTTTTAATTAAATCAGGTTTACGAACCCGAATTCAACAGGTAATTTACGATGCTATCGTAAATTAA
- a CDS encoding HAD family hydrolase, whose product MIDLKRRIARFPNRKILFTDFFDTLVHRNVHPNYAIRLWGKFMVRELGMSFSSEKLFTIRNESLTYLGKKQSKSTLEVKYKDVIKEVYNRLVNTGNLNNVPFAKFKKLFEEADYIAEISVQFKNEELVDILTHYKEKGYLIYLLSDFYLSKKVIAKILEHHKMGHLFDDVFISSTVGESKAKGGLYPYALDKTNADPKSVLMIGDNKKSDDINASKYAIESFHLKHFSHKFRNKRNLLGSDKNDFKKVCHTIKERCLESEHQFSEYIIHFYFFTERLYINAKRNGNKDLFFLAREGHFLKQLFDCYQEMNLFQGEEKINTHYLKASRQSATQLALRPLPKEGFEKLLKKFGDMSLQHFLDWFPFSDTTKNGIINDVPFPKDEIIPDFFKSPAMEHLRNNIAFQDAYAKNREIQKGAFMKYLDSFGANYEEDGIALVDVGWGGTMQESIYKFFKKKTPVTGYYLGLKEIYNIEKDTKRYGLNFSIYPNHDFSDDILMANGQLYEQLLAAPHGSTLSYKFAKKGESPTVEYHEPNEKMVYDKFIGSTQEYMFLEFKNLFTQLRAIDYTQEVTQEYLTDMALRTGIFTTRKKLKFIKEITKGFYQNVGENKVGLEYNPNHISVSKVGLIKTFIKSPEKVFRYLVKIKPFLFYKGYYWLSWPVNLSYYYIKLNFWAKRKWLKKGLIS is encoded by the coding sequence TTGATAGACCTAAAGCGCAGAATTGCGCGGTTTCCTAATCGAAAAATTCTTTTTACAGATTTTTTTGACACCTTAGTTCACCGCAATGTACATCCCAATTATGCCATACGCTTGTGGGGCAAATTTATGGTTAGAGAACTTGGTATGAGCTTCTCCTCAGAGAAACTCTTTACCATAAGAAATGAGTCTTTAACTTATCTAGGCAAAAAACAAAGTAAATCTACTCTAGAGGTAAAATATAAAGATGTCATTAAAGAGGTATATAATAGGTTGGTAAATACCGGGAATCTCAATAATGTCCCTTTCGCCAAATTTAAAAAGCTCTTTGAAGAGGCTGATTATATTGCTGAAATCTCCGTTCAATTCAAAAATGAGGAATTAGTTGATATTCTAACTCATTACAAAGAAAAGGGATACCTAATCTACTTACTATCTGACTTTTACCTTTCTAAAAAAGTAATTGCAAAAATTTTAGAGCACCATAAAATGGGCCATCTCTTTGATGATGTTTTCATTTCAAGTACTGTAGGTGAAAGTAAAGCAAAGGGAGGTTTATATCCATATGCCCTAGATAAAACAAATGCAGACCCTAAATCTGTATTGATGATTGGAGACAACAAAAAAAGTGATGACATTAATGCTTCCAAGTATGCAATTGAATCCTTTCACTTAAAACACTTTTCTCATAAATTTAGGAATAAGAGAAACCTCTTAGGGTCTGATAAAAATGATTTTAAAAAGGTATGCCACACCATCAAAGAAAGGTGTTTGGAAAGTGAACATCAGTTTAGTGAATACATAATACACTTTTATTTTTTCACAGAAAGGTTGTACATCAATGCCAAAAGAAACGGAAATAAAGACCTTTTCTTTTTGGCTAGAGAAGGTCATTTTCTAAAACAATTGTTTGATTGTTATCAGGAAATGAACTTGTTTCAAGGTGAGGAGAAAATTAATACCCACTATTTAAAGGCCTCACGGCAATCTGCCACTCAATTAGCATTACGCCCTTTACCAAAAGAAGGCTTTGAGAAGTTGTTGAAAAAGTTTGGTGATATGTCACTACAACATTTTTTAGACTGGTTCCCCTTTTCAGATACCACAAAGAATGGTATTATAAATGATGTCCCATTTCCTAAAGATGAAATTATACCTGACTTTTTTAAGTCGCCTGCAATGGAACATCTTAGAAATAACATAGCTTTTCAAGATGCTTACGCTAAGAACCGAGAGATACAGAAGGGGGCTTTTATGAAATACCTAGATTCTTTTGGAGCTAATTACGAAGAGGATGGTATAGCATTAGTAGATGTAGGCTGGGGTGGCACTATGCAAGAGAGCATATATAAGTTTTTCAAAAAGAAAACGCCTGTTACTGGCTATTATTTGGGGCTTAAAGAAATCTATAATATTGAAAAGGATACCAAAAGATATGGTCTCAATTTTTCTATATACCCCAACCATGACTTTTCTGATGACATTCTTATGGCTAATGGGCAGCTGTACGAACAATTGTTAGCAGCTCCACATGGCAGTACATTATCCTATAAATTTGCAAAAAAAGGGGAGTCACCAACGGTTGAATATCACGAACCTAACGAGAAAATGGTTTACGATAAGTTTATTGGCTCTACTCAAGAATATATGTTTTTAGAATTTAAAAATCTGTTCACTCAATTACGTGCTATTGACTATACTCAAGAAGTAACACAAGAATACTTAACAGATATGGCGCTTAGAACGGGTATATTCACCACGAGAAAGAAGCTTAAATTTATAAAAGAAATTACAAAGGGATTTTACCAAAATGTTGGTGAGAATAAGGTAGGTCTTGAATATAACCCTAATCATATAAGCGTCTCTAAAGTTGGCCTTATAAAAACCTTTATAAAATCTCCAGAAAAAGTTTTCCGTTATTTGGTAAAGATAAAGCCCTTCTTATTCTATAAGGGGTACTATTGGCTCTCTTGGCCAGTGAACTTATCATACTATTACATTAAGCTTAATTTTTGGGCTAAACGAAAATGGCTGAAAAAGGGCTTAATCTCTTAA
- a CDS encoding OmpA family protein, whose translation MKTFTYCMVLLLCASFNLLQAQEELQLTEKDSLVKSSWMFGLGYNIVDDSGDVFHELFSFGKQWNALAYPSRISIGRYFKSGIGLEAIGSYNKYKVGKFIDGRTNLEETDYYGLDARLTYDLNKLIGETGWFDPYVGVGAGYTEANNESRATYNAVVGFRTWFSDRIGLDFSSSGKWAANNDNATNHLQHAAGIVYQFGIEKGLSKKGEAKLALIEEMAEKRQKEQDSIASVQREKEQAALAARLAKERKEASLAAAEKAKIDAKKQREMSIKNEIDALGLAYFDLNSSYLNTNSKKVLDGLALVLQKHPELELEISSYTDSRGTSKYNNWLSERRVARTKEYLVKKGVDVSRLQTEAYGETNLLNECDDNTYCEEEKHQENRRSEFVITKF comes from the coding sequence ATGAAAACCTTTACCTATTGTATGGTGCTACTGCTGTGTGCTTCATTTAACCTGTTGCAAGCACAAGAAGAGTTACAACTTACCGAAAAAGACAGCCTCGTTAAAAGTTCATGGATGTTTGGCTTAGGCTACAACATTGTAGATGATTCAGGAGATGTATTTCACGAACTATTTTCTTTTGGAAAACAATGGAACGCACTTGCGTATCCGTCTAGGATAAGTATTGGTCGTTATTTTAAAAGTGGTATTGGTTTAGAAGCTATTGGTAGTTATAATAAATATAAGGTTGGAAAATTTATAGATGGAAGAACCAATCTTGAAGAAACCGACTATTATGGCTTAGACGCGAGGTTAACTTATGACTTGAATAAACTTATAGGTGAGACTGGTTGGTTTGACCCCTATGTAGGTGTTGGTGCAGGTTATACCGAAGCTAATAACGAATCACGTGCTACATACAATGCGGTAGTAGGGTTTAGAACTTGGTTTTCAGATAGGATTGGTCTTGATTTTAGTTCTTCCGGAAAATGGGCCGCTAATAATGACAATGCAACCAACCATTTGCAACATGCTGCTGGTATTGTATATCAATTTGGTATAGAGAAGGGATTATCAAAAAAGGGAGAAGCAAAGTTGGCTCTGATTGAGGAAATGGCTGAAAAGCGTCAAAAAGAGCAAGATTCCATTGCTTCTGTACAAAGAGAAAAAGAGCAAGCAGCTTTGGCAGCACGTTTAGCTAAAGAAAGGAAAGAAGCTAGTTTAGCCGCTGCAGAGAAGGCTAAGATAGACGCAAAGAAACAACGAGAGATGAGTATTAAAAACGAAATAGATGCTTTAGGATTAGCTTATTTTGACTTGAACTCTTCATATTTAAATACAAATTCAAAGAAGGTGTTAGATGGTTTAGCACTTGTTTTACAAAAACACCCTGAATTAGAATTAGAAATTAGTTCATATACAGATTCAAGAGGAACGTCTAAATACAACAATTGGTTGTCTGAACGAAGAGTTGCTCGTACCAAGGAATATCTCGTTAAAAAAGGAGTTGATGTTAGTCGCCTTCAAACAGAAGCCTATGGTGAAACAAATTTATTAAATGAATGCGACGATAATACGTATTGCGAAGAAGAAAAGCATCAAGAGAATAGACGTTCAGAATTTGTAATCACTAAATTTTAA
- a CDS encoding (Fe-S)-binding protein: MANELKVPTMAELFAAGQKPEVLFWVGCAGSFDDRAKKITKAFVQLLNRANVSFAVLGTEESCTGDPAKRSGNEFLFQMQAVTNIEVMNAYGINKIVTACPHCFNTIKNEYPGLGGHYEVVHHTQFLKTLFDDKRITLEGGQFKGKRITYHDPCYLGRANNVYEAPRELIRKLDAELIEMKSCKEKGLCCGAGGAQMFKEPEKGDKDINIERTEQAMETKPEIIAAGCPFCNTMMTDGVKNKEKEGAIAVMDIAELIASAGDL, translated from the coding sequence ATGGCGAACGAATTAAAAGTTCCAACAATGGCAGAACTCTTTGCCGCCGGCCAAAAGCCCGAAGTATTATTTTGGGTAGGCTGCGCAGGAAGTTTTGACGATAGGGCAAAAAAAATAACCAAGGCATTTGTTCAATTACTAAACAGGGCAAACGTATCTTTTGCTGTTTTGGGAACTGAAGAAAGTTGTACCGGAGACCCTGCAAAAAGATCCGGAAATGAATTTCTTTTTCAAATGCAGGCAGTTACCAATATTGAGGTAATGAATGCGTACGGAATAAATAAAATTGTAACGGCTTGTCCGCATTGTTTTAATACTATAAAAAATGAATATCCTGGACTAGGAGGTCATTATGAGGTAGTTCATCACACGCAATTTTTGAAAACGCTTTTTGATGATAAAAGAATTACGTTAGAAGGCGGGCAATTCAAAGGCAAACGTATAACATATCATGACCCTTGTTATTTAGGAAGAGCAAACAATGTTTATGAAGCCCCAAGGGAGTTGATTCGCAAACTGGATGCCGAGCTTATAGAAATGAAAAGCTGTAAGGAAAAAGGGTTATGTTGTGGTGCTGGTGGAGCTCAAATGTTTAAAGAACCGGAAAAAGGTGATAAGGACATTAATATTGAGCGGACTGAACAGGCAATGGAGACCAAACCAGAGATTATTGCAGCGGGATGCCCGTTTTGTAATACGATGATGACGGATGGTGTTAAAAATAAAGAAAAAGAAGGGGCAATAGCTGTAATGGATATAGCCGAGCTTATTGCGTCGGCAGGTGATTTGTAA
- a CDS encoding ABC transporter ATPase, translated as MLVEFNTLPDASRIWIYQGSRSFTDTELEEIQKEFDEFITEWTAHGSQLKAGYEIKYRRFIIVALDQSATAASGCSIDASVHFIQHLEKKYDVELLDKMNVSYKQGEHVAYKSLIDFKKMAKQKAVSKNTIVFNNLVTNKLEYQEHWEVPASESWHSRFM; from the coding sequence ATGCTAGTAGAATTTAATACTTTACCGGATGCTTCACGCATTTGGATCTATCAAGGTAGTCGTAGCTTTACGGATACTGAACTGGAGGAGATACAGAAAGAATTTGATGAATTTATAACTGAATGGACTGCTCATGGGAGTCAGTTAAAAGCTGGTTATGAAATAAAATACAGACGCTTTATTATTGTGGCTTTAGACCAAAGTGCTACCGCGGCATCAGGTTGTTCAATAGATGCTTCTGTGCATTTTATTCAACATTTAGAGAAAAAATATGATGTTGAGTTATTGGATAAAATGAATGTTTCCTATAAACAGGGTGAACATGTGGCTTACAAGTCTTTAATAGATTTTAAGAAGATGGCTAAGCAGAAAGCAGTCTCAAAAAACACTATTGTTTTCAATAACTTGGTTACTAATAAACTGGAGTACCAAGAGCACTGGGAAGTACCTGCATCGGAGAGCTGGCATTCCCGTTTTATGTAA
- the bshA gene encoding N-acetyl-alpha-D-glucosaminyl L-malate synthase BshA produces the protein MKIAIVCYPTFGGSGVVATELGIALANRGHEVHFVTYKQPVRLELLGNKIYFHEVHVPEYPLFKYQPYELALSSKLVDTIKLYKIDLLHVHYAIPHAYAGYMAKKMLEEEGIYVPMITTLHGTDITLVGKHPFYKPAVTFSINQSDVVTSVSENLKQHTLEIFDIKKEIEVVPNFIDKSNYSTSFTDCQRSLMAEDHEKIVTHISNFRKVKRIPDVIEIFNRIQKEIPAKLVMVGEGPEKENAERLCEELGISDRVIFLGNSNEIDRILCFSDLFLLPSESESFGLAALEAMINKVPVISSNAGGIPEVNEDGITGFLSDVGDVADMAKNALLILKDDAVLEKFKKNAVISAERFDIMKVLPLYEALYEKAYKARFDKSYS, from the coding sequence ATGAAAATAGCAATAGTTTGTTACCCTACATTTGGGGGCAGCGGTGTAGTAGCCACAGAACTTGGTATAGCCTTGGCCAATAGAGGTCATGAAGTGCATTTTGTAACCTATAAACAGCCTGTTCGTTTAGAGCTGTTGGGTAACAAAATTTACTTTCATGAAGTTCATGTGCCTGAGTATCCATTGTTCAAATATCAACCCTATGAGTTGGCATTGTCCAGTAAATTGGTAGATACTATTAAGTTGTATAAAATAGATTTACTTCACGTTCATTATGCCATACCTCATGCGTATGCAGGGTACATGGCAAAAAAGATGCTAGAAGAAGAAGGAATTTATGTTCCAATGATTACTACATTGCATGGAACAGATATTACTTTAGTAGGTAAACACCCATTTTACAAACCAGCAGTTACTTTTAGTATCAACCAATCTGATGTGGTTACTTCTGTTTCGGAAAATTTGAAACAACATACTCTGGAGATTTTCGATATTAAGAAGGAAATAGAAGTTGTACCTAACTTCATAGATAAATCTAATTATAGTACTTCTTTTACGGATTGCCAGCGTTCTTTGATGGCAGAAGACCATGAAAAGATAGTTACCCATATTAGTAATTTTAGAAAAGTAAAACGTATTCCTGATGTAATTGAGATTTTCAATCGCATCCAAAAAGAAATTCCTGCAAAATTGGTCATGGTAGGGGAAGGCCCCGAAAAAGAGAATGCCGAAAGGTTATGCGAAGAATTAGGCATTTCCGATAGGGTCATATTTTTAGGCAACAGTAATGAAATAGATCGGATTCTATGTTTTTCAGATTTGTTTTTATTGCCTTCAGAATCAGAGAGTTTTGGTTTGGCTGCTTTGGAAGCAATGATTAACAAGGTGCCTGTTATTTCTAGTAATGCTGGTGGAATACCAGAGGTTAACGAAGATGGTATTACCGGTTTTTTAAGTGATGTAGGCGATGTAGCTGATATGGCTAAAAATGCTCTTCTTATTTTAAAAGACGATGCCGTTTTAGAAAAATTCAAAAAAAATGCGGTAATATCTGCGGAACGTTTTGATATTATGAAAGTCCTCCCTCTTTATGAAGCACTTTACGAAAAGGCATACAAGGCTAGGTTTGATAAATCTTATAGTTAA